The Sebastes umbrosus isolate fSebUmb1 chromosome 10, fSebUmb1.pri, whole genome shotgun sequence nucleotide sequence cttggcgttcacgTGGTTAAGTCGTgggaacaccgctgctaagcaacggaaATAtcaacgttactgtcggcgtctagaagccacagaggctaacaatttagcaagttaGCAAGTGgctaacataatgcaggaaatgtaaaGACATaatgaatatcaacattttcctaaaaacatcttataaatttacaaaaaattacaatatacaactaaaattacaatatattaacttattatgtaccgaaaaatgaacttccatggtcaccaacgtcaacaaacacgtcacaactcgtgaagtcagaaactttccacttacgaggtcgtgaataccataAGAAAGTGAATACTCttacacggtaaacacgaccccatttgaaggcaccaatacacccattaaaatcaagaaggcctcgcgtCCACCTGTGAAGCTTTAGGaacccctaggttgggaaccagcgGATTAATCGATAGATTAGTATTAATAAAGCTTTGGTGATTTGGCTGTTGGATGCTGGTCTTTAAACATATTTGAGATCTTGCCATtcttcaccatcatcaccataaACATCATCCGATTGTTGCTGGCATGTCTACCAGCATATGTGTAAAAATGTCTCTCAGGCCTAAAGACTAAAGTTTTTCTCTTGCGCTCTTTGCTGCGTGAGCTCTATGATATCTCAGACACTGActtgctgctgtgctgctgctgaaacGTTTCCCGCAGATGCAGCAACAAtacggtttctctcctgtgtggattctctTGTGAACACACAGGTAGGCGCTCTGGGTGAACGATTTGCCACAGAAGGGACACTTGTAAGGTTTCTCTCCGGTGTGGATCCGCACGTGCACCACTAGGTAGTCTCTACGCAGGAACGTCTTGCCGCATTCGTTGCACTTGAAAGGCTTCTCTCCGGCGTGGCTCTCAATCACGTGTCTTATGAGGTCGACGTCCTTTATGAAGCAAGCGCAGCAGATGTGACAGACCTTTACCTCAGTGTGAGATTGTAAATGATCTGATAAACTCTCTTGGGTCTCAAACATGTTTCCGCAGACGTTGCAGATACTGCCACTTGCCAGTTCCTGTGTAATAAGGTACACTGGTGAAACAGCCAGACAGGAGGCCTCATGGCTGTTATGAGCTGGAGACATGTCTAGTttccactcttcttcttcttccttgcTGACAGCCGCAGAGCAGTCTGATGAATAGGCCTGGTTGGCAGTTGCTTCTGTTTCACTATAAAGTTGTTTCACACAGTTGGAGGGAGCGGCCTCCAGCATCGCTGTCAGCTCCATTTCTTCCTCTTTGATCTGCTGGAATAATTGATCTTGGCTCTGCTGCGGCAGCTCCATTTTGGGACTCCACTCCTGCTGAGGGGAAAACATCCCTTCTGACACTTCAGGGCCATCtgttaaacacaaaacaacattttactcACTCAGATTGTGTGATTTACTCCAAGCTCTGGAATAGAGAGTCTCATTCCTGTCAGCCATTCTTCTGTTCTTATTGggaaaatcataattttttgtaGAACAaagtataacaaataaatacatgaatataaatgcattgaattgttatttattattaaaataataaattgtgcaccagcaacttggaaaaaaatcttcaaaattacaattaaacctttttaatgcagcaacaaactggtcaaaaattaaacaggaattaaaattccaatcTACATTGTATATAGGCTGGtacataaacatagaattgaattaaGTAGTTTAGCGTCATTGTCACCAATACACAATCGATATCTGATGtcctataaatatatatattttttctttcatacTGTCAAACGTTGTATCTCTAATGAACTTGGTGCTGACAGGATGCAGGAATTCAACCTTTTCTTTTGCATG carries:
- the LOC119495394 gene encoding zinc finger protein 501-like, whose translation is MFSPQQEWSPKMELPQQSQDQLFQQIKEEEMELTAMLEAAPSNCVKQLYSETEATANQAYSSDCSAAVSKEEEEEWKLDMSPAHNSHEASCLAVSPVYLITQELASGSICNVCGNMFETQESLSDHLQSHTEVKVCHICCACFIKDVDLIRHVIESHAGEKPFKCNECGKTFLRRDYLVVHVRIHTGEKPYKCPFCGKSFTQSAYLCVHKRIHTGEKPYCCCICGKRFSSSTAASQCLRYHRAHAAKSAREKL